ACCGGCCATGAATTCCTTGATATGTTTTTTCTCATCTTCGGAGAGGTTGTAAGGTAGGAATTTTCTTGTAGAATGCCTAATCCTTATCGTCTCGATTATCATTACTCCTCCTCCTTTCGCTTCACCAGGTACCGGCCTGGGGAATTTCTTTAAGCATTGACTACATTCCGAGGCTTCAACTGTTATGCGAACTTCCTGTCTGTATATTAGATTGAATCCACTGCGACTTTTGTTCGAGCGATCATTCACCGGATATATTGAAGCCTTCTATCATCATAGATTTTGGCCCCAGGTAATCGCTTTCCAGTTCGACTTCGCGCGATAGATAAAGAGATTTGATGTCTCTCAGATTGCCCGTGATCGACCCGCCGGTCACCGGTATTCTTTTTGTCCCATCGAAATACCAGCCCAGTCTTATCTCTCCCCCGAAATCGCCGGTCGTCTCGTCCACTTCGACGGCGGAAAAATTGGGAACTTCCAGGTGCGGGCTGGATCTCATCTCTTCGATACCCATACTGCCAGGGAGCAGAGAAAAGTTCATTGCCGATCCGGTGGTTTCGACACCGAGGTAGCTGGAGTACCTCAAGTTGCCCCAGTACCCCTTGAGCAGACCGTTCTTGACTATATCTCTTCTCATCAATTTGAAACCATCCTCGTCGAAGGGGGCTGAAAAGTAAGATCCTTCCAGGTCTGGAACGAGGCTCAAGTTTATTCTGTCGCCTGTCTCGTCTCCCTGCACCGACTCTCCGGGCTCAACCTGCGAGATCCTATCGTACTTCATCCTGGCGCTCGACTGGTTGAGATAGTACCGCGCGACTTCTTTGGTCGGGTCGCCGGTGAGTATTACCGGTATCGCCTTAAGGGAGGGAGTCGATACGGCCTGAGATCTATCGATCGCCTTTCCCAGGAGATCGGTGATTCTTTCCTCTATTGTTCTCTTTTCTGGAAGCGATAGCAACAACTGGTCGTACAGCTCAACCTCTTCCTTCCCGGAGGCATTCACGATCGTCTCGATATACGTTCTGTATCGGGTGTAGGATACATCGACACCTTCGGAGTTGATTGTCCTGTGGCCGTTCCTGGTTACGAACAGTTCCATCGAGTTGAGCCAGGCCCTCTCGCGGTTATCGGCCCTGAAAATCGCCCCTATCGCGTCCGATGAGAGTTCCTGAAGGTCGTGATCAGGCGGTTCCAGTCGTTCCACCATAGAAGAAACTAACGGATACCAAGGATTCTTCACGAAACCGGCCGCAAAGGCAGTCTCGTCTATCGCGACCTGCAATTCGTCATCCGACATCGTGGGCGATAATCTGGTGCTGGAACTGCCCCTGTACTTCTTTCCAGATTCGTAGAAATCTCTGTAAACGGTGAGGTCGAAATGCCTCACTTTCTTCGCCCGACTCAGATCCAGTTCTCTCTTGACGAAGAAATATTCCTGACCTTCGATGAATTTCTCCTCTATTTTCCAGCCGTTTATATCGGCTTTCTGAAGACGTGAGATTATCTTTTCAAGCATTATCCCAACCTCGCTTTGGCTTTTATGTAAGGTCCTCCGGAGGAAACCTTTGCGAATTCTTTGTGGCCTTTGCCGCAGGCACCGGTTCCGGAGAGCTCGATTTCTCCGGAGACCATGGAAATCGATTTCAACAGGGTGGGAACATAACCGGTCATCATCACGGGAGATACGACCTTTCCGGTTAATTTCCCATCCTTTATCTCTCTGCCGTAGGCGATCACACACTGGATTCCCCAATTTTTCGGATCTTCCATACCGCTGTAATAATTCTCCAGGAGATATCCATACTCGATAGAAGAGATCATCTCTTCCAGAGAGTCGGACCCGGGGGCAAAGTAAGTGTTCGTCATTCTGGCGTACGCTTTGCGTTCGAAAGACTCCCTTTTTCCATTTCCGGTGGGTTCGGTGCCCAGAACCGTCGCCGATATGATATCGGATATGCCTCGCTTCAAAATACCCCTGTCGATGATCACTGTGTCGTGGGCCAAAGTCCCTTCATCGTCGAAAACATACGATGAGACTTCCCTTGCAGAAGCGGCACCATCGTGCATTGTGACAAGCTCTGAGGCAACTTCTCTGTCTATGTACTCCACGGCTTTCGCCCTTCCCTTTAAGAACATATCCATTTCCACGCCGTGACCGAAGGCTTCGTGAGCTATAAGTCCCGCCACATCAGGAGAACAGATAACATCGTAAACACCGGGCTCGATTCGCCCGGCCGATAGCAACATGCGCGCGTTTTCAACGACTTTGTCGATCTTGCTTTCCATTTCGTCGAGTATTTCCAGTCCTTTGAGACCCGAAAAGCCCTCGATACCGTATTTGGTGTTTCCGTCGCGCCTGGCCAGCACGTAAAGATACCCCTGAGACCACATGTACGATTGATAAAGGTCTTTCTTGGCCGATACGAAGAGCTTGCTGACCCTCACGTTCTCCATAAGCGTCATCACGTTAACTATCTCTTCGGAAATCGCATGGGCTCTGTCCCTTATGGAGGCAAGTTTCTGGATTATCTCGCCCGGACTCATCTTACCGGGCAGTATCGCCACCTCGCCTTCGAAATCGATCTCGCTTTTCTCTTCCTCAGGCGGTGTCAGAGAAGTGTAAGAGAGCGAAAGCTCCTTCACGCTCTTCGAAGCGCTTCCCGTTCTTTTCCTTACGTATTCGGCGATTTCCTCGAGGGAGTCTTCATCTACTTCGTTGAATGAATACTCGAAGTATGTCTGCCCGTCATGCACCCTGATCACGAATCCCCTTTCCGACCAGTCGCTTCCCTTCACGGTGATTCCGGTTGTAGTGACCTTGTAGGCTTTGCCCGCCACATCGGTTCCGAGGATGGAGACATATGGATACGTCTCTCCTAGAAGCTCTACCAGCTTCTTCAAAGCGGGCTTTTTATCGAGTAAAAACCGAGATTTTCCAACTTTCATTGTCTACCTCCTGATTTTCCGTTGTAACTTGCCCTGTTCTGAAGACCATTATACTATAGTTAATCAATAAATGAAATAACTGAAAATACCACTTGATATTATTTACTATATGGCTCATAATATAGAAAGTAATTGAAGTTAAACTAAAATAGCGTTTTTCTGGTTGACCGGGGATTAACATCCCCGGAGAAATTCAACCACAAGGAGGTACAGGATGGTCGAGATCAGTTCAATAGAGAAGACCTTCGAAAGCAGAAAGAAAAAGGTGAAAGCCGTCGATGGAGTGAGCTTCAAGGCGCAACCGGGCAGAATATACGGGTTGCTCGGTCCCAACGGGGCGGGCAAGACGACTACTTTGCGTATCATCGCCACTCTTTTGAAACCGGATTCGGGTAAAGCGCAGGTGATGGGGTTCGATTCGGTCAAAGATGCGACCCAGGTACGCAAGAGGATCGGTTTCCTTACCAGCGACATGAAACTTTCCGGCAACTTGACCCCCAGAGAGTTGCTCCAGTTCTTCGGAGAACTCAACCATATGCAGAACGGCGATATAAAGAAGGCTATCAGGGAAATGGCCGAATATCTGGACATGGGGGAATTTCTGGACAAACAGGTCGGAAAGCTCTCAAGCGGTATGAAACAAAAGGCAGCGATGGCCGTGAGCCTTATTCACAACCCCGAAGTAATAATCTTCGACGAACCTACGAACGGTCTGGACATACTGACCGCGAGAACTGTAACGGAGTTCTTGAAGGATTATCGCAGGCAGGGGAAGACGATAATAATATCGACTCATATAATGGCTGTCGCCGAAAAACTATGTGACAACGTCGGTATAATATTCAAAGGCCGCCTGGTCGAAAACGATTCGCTCGAGGGCCTGTACGGGAAGTTCAACGAGGACAACCTTGAAGA
This portion of the Mesotoga infera genome encodes:
- a CDS encoding metallopeptidase TldD-related protein — translated: MLEKIISRLQKADINGWKIEEKFIEGQEYFFVKRELDLSRAKKVRHFDLTVYRDFYESGKKYRGSSSTRLSPTMSDDELQVAIDETAFAAGFVKNPWYPLVSSMVERLEPPDHDLQELSSDAIGAIFRADNRERAWLNSMELFVTRNGHRTINSEGVDVSYTRYRTYIETIVNASGKEEVELYDQLLLSLPEKRTIEERITDLLGKAIDRSQAVSTPSLKAIPVILTGDPTKEVARYYLNQSSARMKYDRISQVEPGESVQGDETGDRINLSLVPDLEGSYFSAPFDEDGFKLMRRDIVKNGLLKGYWGNLRYSSYLGVETTGSAMNFSLLPGSMGIEEMRSSPHLEVPNFSAVEVDETTGDFGGEIRLGWYFDGTKRIPVTGGSITGNLRDIKSLYLSREVELESDYLGPKSMMIEGFNISGE
- a CDS encoding TldD/PmbA family protein yields the protein MKVGKSRFLLDKKPALKKLVELLGETYPYVSILGTDVAGKAYKVTTTGITVKGSDWSERGFVIRVHDGQTYFEYSFNEVDEDSLEEIAEYVRKRTGSASKSVKELSLSYTSLTPPEEEKSEIDFEGEVAILPGKMSPGEIIQKLASIRDRAHAISEEIVNVMTLMENVRVSKLFVSAKKDLYQSYMWSQGYLYVLARRDGNTKYGIEGFSGLKGLEILDEMESKIDKVVENARMLLSAGRIEPGVYDVICSPDVAGLIAHEAFGHGVEMDMFLKGRAKAVEYIDREVASELVTMHDGAASAREVSSYVFDDEGTLAHDTVIIDRGILKRGISDIISATVLGTEPTGNGKRESFERKAYARMTNTYFAPGSDSLEEMISSIEYGYLLENYYSGMEDPKNWGIQCVIAYGREIKDGKLTGKVVSPVMMTGYVPTLLKSISMVSGEIELSGTGACGKGHKEFAKVSSGGPYIKAKARLG
- a CDS encoding ABC transporter ATP-binding protein, whose protein sequence is MVEISSIEKTFESRKKKVKAVDGVSFKAQPGRIYGLLGPNGAGKTTTLRIIATLLKPDSGKAQVMGFDSVKDATQVRKRIGFLTSDMKLSGNLTPRELLQFFGELNHMQNGDIKKAIREMAEYLDMGEFLDKQVGKLSSGMKQKAAMAVSLIHNPEVIIFDEPTNGLDILTARTVTEFLKDYRRQGKTIIISTHIMAVAEKLCDNVGIIFKGRLVENDSLEGLYGKFNEDNLEDLFFKVAEREGIMENA